GCCCAGGGTAACAGGGAGGCATATGCTGTCTTGTTTAAAAAGTATTACAGGATGCTGGTGCTTGAGGCATTTTATTATCTGAAAGACGAGATGGAAGCTGAAGACCTGGTACAGTCGATCTTCATTGAGATCTGGAACAAACAACTCTACCGGAACATAAAAGTGTCGTTAAAGTCCTATCTGCATACTTCTGTGCGCAACCGGTCATTCGGTTTGCTGGAAAAGAAAAAGACAGCCAAAAAAAGACTGGATGCCTATACATACCACCTGGAGCAGGTAACTAGTGACGACCGGATCGGAAGAAAGGAGTCTGAAAAAATCGTCCGGGAAACCCTGGAAGAACTTTCCCTGCAAAGATCAAAAGCATTTACGCTGGTTTACCTGGAAGATAAGCGATACAGCGAAGCTGCGCTGGAAATGGGCATCAGTGTCAACTCCTTAAAAACACATCTGAAGCTAGCCGTTAAGTCTCTTCAGCAAAAATTTAGTAAGGCCCGCAAATGAAGGATGTATTCTTAAAAGCATATTCCCTGCAAGGGAAGGAAACTATTGCCGCGGAATCACCCTTTTTTATAAAAAAACTGTCTTATAAACAGGTATGGATAAACGTGAGGAACATATTCAATCTTTGATCTTCGAAAAGCTGGCAGGTGTCATTAGCGAGCAGGATAATGTGTTCCTTGATGAATTATTGCGGACAGATCCGCAGGTGCAGCAGATGTGGACAGATATTGTTCAAACCACAGCACCTGCAAAGTTGCGGGAAATAAGCACGGAGGAGCGCTGGAAGCAGCTTCGTGGTCGGCTGAAAAATAATAAACGGAATACAGCCATTGTCTATTTGAAATGGATGAGTGCAGCCGCAGCAATTTTGATTGCAGGATGGTTTGTATTTCATAATAGCCCCGGCAAGCCAAAAGGACCGGCGGCGGTGGCAGGCGTAGATGTTCCAAAAAATAAAGTGCAGCTTACTTTAGCAGATGGAAGTGTGATCAGCCTGGATTCGGCGAACAGTTATTACCAGGCCAGTAATCTTTCCCTGAATACGGAAGGTAATAAAGTCAGTCTTGATCCGTCAGATTCCTCCCTGGTGCGATGGGCAACGCTCAAAGTGCCCGTGGGGAAAGACTACAAGGTTGTTTTGGATGATGGTACGGAAGTTTGGCTGAACGCGGTTTCCAGCTTAAAATTTCCTTACCGGTTCTCAGGCAACATCCGGGAGGTTTACCTGGAAGGTGAAGCGTATTTCAGCGTCACTAAAAACCCTGACCGGCCTTTTATTGTACATAACGGACAGACGGCGGTCAGGGTATTGGGAACCCGCTTTAACGTAGAGGCCTACGTTCCTGAAAAGATCACAACAGCGCTGGTGGAAGGAGCTGTTTTAATGGAATATGGGGGCTCGTCCGTTAAATTGAGCCCGGGGTATAAGGTGTCATTGCAACAAGGGCAATTAGTAAAATCGACTTTTGATGCAAACGAAATGCTCGCATGGATGCACGGGGTCGCCTATTTCAGGGAGAGCCGCCTTGAGGACATTGCTGCACTATTAAGCCGTTTTTACGAGGTGCAGATCGTTTTTGATAATCCTTCATTAAAGAACGAGCGATTCAGCGGTGCGGTCAATAAATCGGAACCGCTGGCTGTTTTTTTGAAAAATATCGAAATAGCTTCCGGCGTACAAGCCAGGGAGATCAACGGGCAACTGCATCTCCGCTAATGGAAGCGCCATTTTGGAATCATCATCATTTTCTAAAACCACTTGTAATGAAGAGAATCGTTTCATTTGGGGGTGGCATGCTATGCACGCTGTTATCGTTTTTATGCAGGGCTGCCATTCATCCGAACAGCCTGTTTGCCGACCACATGGTATTACAACAGCAGGTACCGGTGCCGCTGTGGGGAACGGGTACCGACGGACAAAAGGTAACCGTCTCTTTTAACGGGCAGCAGCAGGTTACTATTGTACA
The sequence above is a segment of the Niabella agricola genome. Coding sequences within it:
- a CDS encoding RNA polymerase sigma factor, which gives rise to MQHQDDTFWEEALAQGNREAYAVLFKKYYRMLVLEAFYYLKDEMEAEDLVQSIFIEIWNKQLYRNIKVSLKSYLHTSVRNRSFGLLEKKKTAKKRLDAYTYHLEQVTSDDRIGRKESEKIVRETLEELSLQRSKAFTLVYLEDKRYSEAALEMGISVNSLKTHLKLAVKSLQQKFSKARK
- a CDS encoding FecR family protein, which gives rise to MDKREEHIQSLIFEKLAGVISEQDNVFLDELLRTDPQVQQMWTDIVQTTAPAKLREISTEERWKQLRGRLKNNKRNTAIVYLKWMSAAAAILIAGWFVFHNSPGKPKGPAAVAGVDVPKNKVQLTLADGSVISLDSANSYYQASNLSLNTEGNKVSLDPSDSSLVRWATLKVPVGKDYKVVLDDGTEVWLNAVSSLKFPYRFSGNIREVYLEGEAYFSVTKNPDRPFIVHNGQTAVRVLGTRFNVEAYVPEKITTALVEGAVLMEYGGSSVKLSPGYKVSLQQGQLVKSTFDANEMLAWMHGVAYFRESRLEDIAALLSRFYEVQIVFDNPSLKNERFSGAVNKSEPLAVFLKNIEIASGVQAREINGQLHLR